Genomic window (Microthrixaceae bacterium):
AACTCCGGTGAACGCCGCATCATTCCGACCGCTCGCCTCGACCACATCGACACCTGGTGGTCGATGACCATCCACAAGAGCCAGGGATCCGAGTTCGGCCATGCGATCGTGTCGCTTCCGCGCCCGTCGGTTCCGATCCTGACCCGTGAACTGCTCTACACCGGAATCACCCGGGCGCGAGACCGGGTCACCATCATCGGTTCGGAGGAGTCGGTGGTCGCCGCCACCCAGCGACGGGTGGCGCGCGCCTCCGGACTGCGGGAGCGACTGTGGCCGGAGCCGTGACGCACACCGCCACCGTCATCGCCGCCACGATCGAGGACATAACCATTCTGAGTGTCAGCGGTCGCTTCTAGGTTGTGACCCATGCGGTTCCTGCACACCTCCGACTGGCATCTCGGCCGAACCTTCCACGGCGGCTCACTGCTCGACGAACAACGCGCCATGGTCGACGCGATCGTCGAGATCGCCGAACAGCACCATGTCGATGCCGTCATCATCGCCGGCGATCTGTTCGATCGCGCCATTCCCCCGGTCGAAGCGGTCGAGCTGTGGGAGTCCGCTGTCGCGCGGCTGCGTCTGACGGGCGCTGTCGTCATCGCCATCTCCGGCAATCACGACTCCGCCCGTCGCGTGTCGGTGCACAGCAGATTGCTTGAATCCGGCGGCGTGTTCCTGCGCGGATCCATCGAATGCTGCGACGAACCGATCCTGGTGGAATCGCGACACGGGGCCGCACCCGTCGCGGTGTACGCGGTTCCGTACCTCGACCCTGTGGCCGCTCGCTCCGTATTCGGCGAGGCCGCCTTTGAGCCACTCGAAGCGGGTTCGATTGTCGCAGACGATGCCAGCGCCAGCGACGGCGACGGCGACGGCGACGGCGACGGCGCCGACATCGACGCCGAGACCGACGCCGAGACCGATCGACCCATCCGGCGTCGACGCGTCACCCACCGCAGCATCACTGCCGCGGCGATGGCGAGCGTGCGCGCCGACCTCGAGACGCGCGAGGTGTCGGGAACGGTCGTCGTGGCGCACACGTTCGTGGGTGGTGGCGTCTCCTCGGAGTCCGAGCGCGACATCACCCTCGGCAACGTCGAGCAGGTTCCGCTCACGGTTTTCGAGGGCATCGGATACGTCGCGCTGGGCCACCTTCACGGACCCCAGGTCTTCGAGGGTGGGCGCATCACCTACTCCGGTTCACCGCTTCCCTATTCGTTCTCCGAGGAGCACCATCGCAAGTGCGTGCGAATCATCGACCTCGACGCCGATGGAGCCGTCGATGTGGAGACGGTCCAGTTACCCGCGATCATGCGTCTCGCCACACTGAGTGGCACACTCGACGACCTCCTCCACGACTCCTCGTTCGCAGACCACGAGGGGTCCTACGTTCGGGCACAGCTCACCGACGTGCACCTACCGCTCAACGCGATGGCCCGCCTTCGCTACCGGTTTGCCCGGGCCGTCGAGTTGCGCCACACCCCCACCGGCTCAGAGCTCACCGGTTCGGCGACCATCAACGCAGCACAACGGCGCGAGCTGCCCCCACTTGAACTCACGAGGTCCTTCTTCAACGATCAGGAGGGTCGCGACCCCACCGACGACGAACTCGAGTGGTTGGACGCCGCGCTCGCACAGGCGATGGGAGTGCAACGATGAGACCGCACCGACTTCAGGTCACAGCGTTCGGCGCCTTCGCCGAGCATCAAGATATCGACCTCGACCGACTCGCCGAGGAAGGGCTGTTTCTCATTCACGGTCGCACCGGCGCGGGCAAGACCACGCTGCTCGATGCGATCGTGTTCGCGCTCTACGGCGAGGTCGGGCATCGGGGCTCCGATCGCCTGGTCTCCCATCACGTCGAGATCGGCACGACGCCGAGGGTTGAACTGGAGTTCACCATCGCAGGTCACCGTTACCGGGTGACGCGATCGCCCTCCTACGTCGCACCCAAGAAGGGCGGAGGAACCACCCAGAAGGCGGCGTCGGCGACGTTGGTCCGCCTCGAACCCGACGGAACCGAGACCGTGCTCGGCTCAAAGCAGACCGACGTCAACCATGAGATCCAGTCGTTGGTCGGACTCAATCATCTTCAGTTCAGTCAGGTCATGTTGTTGCCCCAGGGCCGCTTCGAGCAGGTGTTGCGAGCCAAGTCCGACGAACGTCAGAAGTTGCTCGACACCCTCTTCGACACCTCGCTGTACGCGAGTGCCACGCAGTGGCTCGAAGCGCGAGCAGGAGAGCAACGCAAGATCCTCGAGGGCGCGGGCCGAGACCTCGAAGCCGTAATGCA
Coding sequences:
- a CDS encoding exonuclease SbcCD subunit D; protein product: MRFLHTSDWHLGRTFHGGSLLDEQRAMVDAIVEIAEQHHVDAVIIAGDLFDRAIPPVEAVELWESAVARLRLTGAVVIAISGNHDSARRVSVHSRLLESGGVFLRGSIECCDEPILVESRHGAAPVAVYAVPYLDPVAARSVFGEAAFEPLEAGSIVADDASASDGDGDGDGDGADIDAETDAETDRPIRRRRVTHRSITAAAMASVRADLETREVSGTVVVAHTFVGGGVSSESERDITLGNVEQVPLTVFEGIGYVALGHLHGPQVFEGGRITYSGSPLPYSFSEEHHRKCVRIIDLDADGAVDVETVQLPAIMRLATLSGTLDDLLHDSSFADHEGSYVRAQLTDVHLPLNAMARLRYRFARAVELRHTPTGSELTGSATINAAQRRELPPLELTRSFFNDQEGRDPTDDELEWLDAALAQAMGVQR